The following coding sequences are from one Paenibacillus sp. FSL R5-0912 window:
- a CDS encoding ATP-binding cassette domain-containing protein: protein MFLQSTDRINMPEDPDARPLITLTRGAKRYGGRPVLHEISMIVHPGTATALIGRNGSGKSTLLSILAGLLRLSSGELTYGRQGLTTGYAPEAFPGLKLTAEDYLHDMCRIAGLSRAAAVSRVSELLDIFKLGASRSHPLAGFSKGMLQKVNLIQSLLIRPQLLLLDEPMSGLDLPAHHTLTELLQELKSEGTALVFSVHEPQTVQALADAVYVLQEGRMIRTIHGAENLRTVPSVHIVYTDLPPVEQQAVKALPGVLHMHPVPDSAGAACTGLTVDQKMADTCLQQILAAGGSIVSVERLGGLSGITEWMDPKEENGSGCG, encoded by the coding sequence ATGTTCCTTCAGAGTACAGACAGAATTAATATGCCGGAAGACCCGGATGCACGCCCGCTTATTACACTCACCCGGGGAGCCAAGCGGTATGGAGGCCGCCCGGTTCTTCATGAAATATCAATGATTGTCCACCCTGGCACGGCGACGGCGCTCATCGGAAGGAACGGCTCCGGCAAGAGTACTCTGCTCTCCATTCTCGCGGGACTGCTGAGGCTGTCCTCCGGTGAACTTACATACGGCCGTCAAGGGCTGACTACGGGTTATGCGCCCGAAGCGTTTCCGGGACTGAAATTAACAGCAGAAGATTATCTGCACGACATGTGCCGTATTGCCGGGCTCTCCCGGGCGGCAGCGGTATCGCGGGTGAGCGAACTTCTGGATATCTTTAAGCTGGGAGCGTCCCGCAGCCACCCCCTGGCAGGCTTCTCCAAGGGCATGCTGCAGAAGGTCAATCTGATCCAGAGCCTGCTGATCCGTCCGCAGCTTCTGCTTCTGGACGAGCCCATGTCTGGACTGGATCTTCCGGCTCATCATACTCTGACCGAACTGCTGCAGGAGCTGAAGTCGGAAGGGACGGCACTGGTCTTCTCCGTGCACGAGCCTCAGACCGTACAAGCTCTGGCGGATGCCGTGTATGTGCTGCAGGAAGGGCGGATGATCCGGACAATCCATGGAGCAGAGAACCTGCGGACGGTGCCGTCAGTACATATCGTCTACACAGACCTTCCGCCAGTGGAACAACAGGCGGTAAAGGCGTTGCCTGGAGTGCTCCATATGCACCCAGTACCGGATTCTGCAGGTGCAGCCTGTACAGGATTGACTGTAGACCAGAAGATGGCAGATACTTGCCTGCAACAGATTCTTGCAGCAGGCGGTTCAATTGTTTCGGTTGAACGTCTTGGGGGCTTAAGCGGTATAACAGAGTGGATGGACCCGAAGGAAGAGAACGGGAGTGGATGCGGGTGA
- a CDS encoding four-helix bundle copper-binding protein yields MTRIQYQECIDACMKCMDACNYSYVSSLKEYDLAALRETIQLDRECADMCSFAIQAMTRQSPFVVEILRLCADICERCADTSSRHEHIHCQKCIDACRSAAMACRLVSGAVEVYA; encoded by the coding sequence ATGACCCGAATTCAATATCAGGAATGCATTGATGCTTGTATGAAATGTATGGATGCCTGTAACTATAGCTATGTCTCAAGCCTGAAAGAATATGATTTGGCAGCACTAAGGGAGACCATCCAGCTTGACCGCGAATGTGCTGATATGTGTTCTTTCGCCATCCAGGCAATGACCCGCCAGAGCCCGTTCGTGGTGGAGATTCTCCGGTTATGTGCTGATATCTGTGAGCGCTGTGCGGATACGAGCAGCAGACATGAGCATATACACTGCCAGAAATGCATTGATGCCTGCCGCAGTGCGGCAATGGCCTGCAGACTGGTAAGCGGAGCTGTTGAGGTATACGCATAA
- a CDS encoding CobW family GTP-binding protein, translated as MEHTLPVYILSGFLGSGKTTLLQRLLEHWKTQGLRPAVIMNELGEVNLDGLLVEQSVPMAEMLGGCICCTSRGDLSTELTTLVKKESPDVVVIEATGAANPLEIVDAVTETSLYQQVELKGLITVVDAAHLLELYRSQQGATYRLMQEQIRCASVLILNKTDRISAEEAEEISAVLRKWNAYAEILPAVRCELEPEALLGNIGGVYSEERGVTEENEHSEHDGDARQMHASHDHVMAYTHYFKNPVNSEAFERFVKELPRDVYRAKGIVSFNDTSSRFLFQYAYREADFMKITPQGEVPDVAVFIGEHFSSSELRTELLRLEKRLLARPAAVKRSL; from the coding sequence TTGGAACACACATTACCAGTTTACATATTGTCGGGATTTCTCGGCAGCGGCAAGACTACATTACTGCAGCGGCTGCTGGAGCATTGGAAAACGCAAGGCCTCCGGCCGGCGGTAATCATGAACGAGCTTGGCGAGGTTAATCTGGATGGTCTGCTGGTAGAGCAGTCTGTGCCGATGGCAGAGATGCTGGGCGGTTGTATCTGCTGTACCAGCCGGGGCGATTTAAGTACAGAGCTGACCACTCTGGTCAAAAAAGAATCACCGGATGTAGTTGTCATTGAAGCGACAGGCGCAGCGAATCCGCTGGAGATTGTGGACGCTGTTACCGAAACCTCACTATATCAGCAGGTGGAGCTGAAAGGACTGATCACGGTCGTCGATGCGGCCCATCTGTTAGAACTGTACCGTTCCCAGCAGGGGGCTACCTACCGCCTTATGCAGGAGCAGATCCGCTGCGCCTCCGTGCTTATTCTGAATAAGACAGACCGGATCAGTGCAGAGGAAGCTGAAGAGATCTCGGCGGTGCTGCGCAAATGGAATGCGTATGCAGAGATACTGCCCGCTGTACGCTGTGAGCTGGAGCCGGAAGCCCTGCTCGGCAATATCGGTGGAGTTTATTCGGAAGAACGTGGTGTAACAGAAGAGAATGAGCATAGTGAACATGATGGAGATGCCAGGCAAATGCATGCTTCGCATGATCATGTGATGGCATACACGCATTATTTCAAGAATCCGGTGAACAGCGAGGCCTTCGAACGGTTTGTTAAGGAACTGCCGCGTGACGTCTACCGGGCTAAGGGAATTGTATCCTTTAACGACACCTCGAGCCGGTTTCTGTTTCAATATGCTTACAGGGAAGCGGATTTCATGAAAATCACCCCCCAGGGCGAGGTACCTGATGTCGCCGTATTTATCGGTGAACATTTCTCTTCCAGCGAACTGCGCACAGAGCTTCTGCGGCTGGAGAAACGTCTGCTGGCAAGACCGGCTGCCGTCAAAAGAAGCCTGTAA
- a CDS encoding ArsR/SmtB family transcription factor, whose product MSSLQQLQRKIKTVACPYHEMLCSLHVLHQPEHHPKRLQWAVEMLSVMPSSLVEGIHTIGRLTDSWMGLMLTGRNGAFPSSLAGIRQLKALPDTELLHVLLNGKVSLGTILEWQYGLHLGSGTAGGPPDEPARYLLQHLKEVRTQLFTTLETYERDYFRKEWEYVQPWIHTAAAEFQDLVSRSAERALNSLHPRLLAAEGTITAQKAVTYHFEYEQLQLIYVLPSTFIFPHLLIDWTGDRLVLPLAVDIPGLSFSEAPPADLLRQFKGLGDATRLRILKLLWQAPHCTKQLAPIMGISEAAVSKQLKLLSEAGLVSSQRKGNYLFYSSYKEAFDSLIVLQRQYFEQ is encoded by the coding sequence ATGAGCTCACTCCAACAATTGCAACGCAAGATCAAAACGGTTGCCTGTCCCTATCATGAAATGCTGTGCAGCCTGCATGTACTCCATCAGCCGGAGCATCACCCCAAACGCCTGCAGTGGGCCGTTGAGATGCTAAGTGTAATGCCTTCTTCGCTGGTTGAAGGGATACATACTATCGGCCGGTTAACCGACAGCTGGATGGGTCTTATGCTTACCGGGCGAAACGGAGCGTTCCCGTCAAGCCTTGCGGGCATCCGGCAGCTGAAAGCATTGCCTGATACAGAGCTTCTCCACGTGCTGCTGAACGGCAAGGTTTCTCTCGGCACCATTCTGGAGTGGCAGTATGGACTGCATCTGGGGAGCGGTACGGCCGGAGGTCCGCCAGATGAACCTGCCCGATACCTTTTGCAGCATCTGAAAGAAGTACGCACACAGCTGTTCACAACGCTGGAGACCTATGAACGTGACTACTTCCGCAAAGAGTGGGAGTATGTTCAGCCATGGATCCATACTGCTGCCGCAGAGTTTCAAGACTTGGTCTCCCGTTCTGCAGAGCGGGCGCTGAATTCATTGCATCCACGGCTGCTGGCCGCAGAAGGAACCATCACTGCGCAAAAGGCGGTCACCTATCATTTTGAATATGAACAGTTGCAGCTGATCTATGTGCTTCCCTCCACCTTTATCTTCCCTCATCTGCTGATCGATTGGACCGGAGACAGGCTTGTGCTGCCGCTCGCTGTCGATATTCCCGGCCTGTCCTTCAGCGAAGCGCCTCCGGCGGATCTGCTGCGCCAGTTCAAGGGACTTGGCGATGCGACGCGCCTGCGCATACTGAAGCTGCTATGGCAGGCTCCGCACTGCACGAAGCAGCTTGCTCCCATAATGGGCATCTCGGAGGCAGCGGTATCGAAGCAGCTCAAGCTGCTGAGTGAAGCCGGACTCGTTAGTTCACAGCGCAAGGGGAACTATTTGTTTTACTCCAGTTACAAGGAGGCGTTCGACAGCTTGATTGTTCTGCAGAGGCAGTATTTTGAACAATGA
- a CDS encoding MogA/MoaB family molybdenum cofactor biosynthesis protein has product MSSVEEHRREAPDSVACYIITVSDTRTMETDTGGLLIQNMLETAGYTVYGRTIIKDDYEDIRELVYKSSVHSGIEAVLLTGGTGISPRDTTYEAVASLLDKSMPGFGEIFRLLSFTEDIGSAAMLSRAIAGTIGSTAVFSLPGSTGAIKLAMERLILPELRHVMREIYKRS; this is encoded by the coding sequence ATGTCATCCGTTGAAGAACACCGGCGTGAAGCCCCCGATTCAGTAGCTTGCTATATCATTACGGTCTCGGACACCCGGACCATGGAGACCGATACCGGAGGACTGCTGATCCAGAATATGCTTGAAACAGCAGGCTATACGGTTTACGGCCGCACGATCATTAAGGATGATTATGAGGATATCCGTGAACTGGTCTACAAAAGCTCTGTTCATTCCGGCATCGAAGCTGTACTGCTGACCGGAGGAACAGGCATTTCCCCCCGGGATACCACTTATGAAGCTGTTGCTTCCTTGCTCGACAAGTCGATGCCGGGGTTTGGAGAGATTTTCCGGCTGCTCAGCTTTACCGAAGATATCGGATCCGCTGCCATGCTCAGCCGGGCCATTGCCGGTACAATCGGCAGCACAGCAGTCTTCTCCTTGCCCGGCTCTACAGGTGCAATCAAGCTTGCCATGGAGCGGCTGATCCTTCCTGAGCTGCGCCATGTCATGCGTGAGATCTATAAGCGCTCCTAA
- a CDS encoding ABC transporter ATP-binding protein produces the protein MTQSTGKRLLQYALTAKKTFIAALLLLTIGVAAELAGPFIAKSMIDNHLLAIEQPYFVTASPEDAAEYNNNYYKRGDRFAADEVKGQEIRLLQAGRSFYFINEAVAQTEGERSFSDGNLRIQYGDQATIYPAVRLSADDLFSFYKPEFPGIYKLVALYAMFLVISIIAEFGKTYWLQSSANQVIRKLRTDVYAHIQRLPVHFFDNLPAGKVVSRVTNDTEAVKDLFIAVLSNFATGIINITGVYVALFLLDVKLGLVSLFIVPIIIVWIVLYRKIATKYNTIIRSRLSEINAIINESIQGMSIIRIFRRQKQSSSEFEQLNDDYLKYQNKMLNLNAFTSHNLVNSLRSLSFVLVLWYFGFGSLDGSTFVSLGVLYAFVDVLGRMFQPITGMVNQLANLDSSMVSAGRVFTLMDEPGEPVTDGSMPRYKGDVVFKDVSFAYKKDFVLRDISFEARPGETVALVGHTGSGKSSIINLLFRFYDPQAGSITIDGQEVKDLPKQWLRSHMGIVLQDPYLFTGTIASNVSLGDERISRERVERALREVGADKLLSHLPQGFDEPVIEKGSTLSAGQRQLISFARALSFDPAILILDEATSNIDTETESIIQQALEVLKKGRTTFIIAHRLSTIRSADQILVLHRGEIVERGSHDELMALGGRYFRMYQLQLGAGAGNGTDAPAPDPVSSSTSAAGLRPSLEQI, from the coding sequence TTGACACAGAGTACAGGCAAACGTCTGCTGCAGTACGCACTGACTGCCAAAAAAACATTCATAGCAGCCCTTCTGCTCCTCACCATCGGGGTAGCGGCTGAACTGGCGGGGCCTTTCATCGCCAAGAGTATGATTGACAATCACCTGCTCGCGATTGAGCAGCCTTATTTCGTGACTGCTTCGCCTGAAGATGCTGCTGAATATAACAACAACTATTACAAGCGCGGTGACCGGTTTGCCGCAGATGAAGTCAAAGGCCAGGAAATCCGCCTGCTTCAGGCTGGCAGAAGCTTCTATTTCATTAATGAAGCTGTAGCCCAGACTGAAGGCGAGCGGAGCTTCTCGGACGGGAACCTGCGTATCCAATATGGCGATCAGGCGACGATCTATCCGGCCGTCAGGCTGTCGGCTGATGACCTGTTTTCATTCTACAAACCAGAGTTCCCCGGGATTTATAAACTAGTCGCTCTATACGCCATGTTCCTCGTCATCTCCATAATTGCGGAGTTCGGCAAAACCTACTGGCTGCAATCGTCAGCCAATCAGGTCATCCGCAAGCTGCGGACGGATGTGTATGCCCATATCCAGCGCCTCCCGGTGCATTTCTTCGATAATCTGCCTGCAGGCAAGGTGGTGTCCCGGGTCACCAATGATACGGAAGCGGTCAAAGATCTGTTCATTGCTGTATTGTCCAACTTCGCAACAGGGATTATTAATATTACGGGTGTATATGTCGCCCTCTTCCTATTGGACGTGAAGCTGGGGCTAGTCAGCTTGTTCATCGTGCCGATTATCATTGTCTGGATTGTGCTCTACCGCAAAATTGCAACGAAATACAATACGATCATCCGCTCACGCCTTAGTGAGATCAATGCCATTATCAATGAATCCATTCAAGGAATGTCCATTATCCGGATCTTCCGCCGTCAGAAGCAGAGTAGTAGCGAATTTGAACAGCTGAATGATGACTATCTGAAATACCAGAACAAAATGCTTAACCTGAATGCCTTCACGTCTCACAACCTGGTGAACTCCCTGCGCAGTCTCTCCTTCGTGCTCGTGCTGTGGTATTTCGGCTTCGGCAGTCTCGACGGTTCAACCTTCGTATCCCTGGGCGTTCTTTACGCTTTCGTTGACGTACTGGGACGGATGTTCCAGCCGATTACAGGAATGGTCAACCAGCTGGCGAACCTCGACAGCTCGATGGTATCCGCAGGGCGCGTCTTCACGCTGATGGATGAGCCTGGTGAGCCGGTAACCGACGGTTCGATGCCGCGTTATAAAGGTGATGTGGTCTTCAAGGATGTATCCTTCGCCTACAAAAAAGACTTCGTCCTGCGTGATATCTCCTTCGAAGCGCGTCCGGGCGAGACTGTCGCTCTGGTCGGTCATACCGGCTCGGGCAAAAGCTCGATCATCAATCTGCTGTTCCGCTTCTATGATCCGCAAGCCGGAAGTATCACTATTGACGGCCAGGAGGTCAAGGATCTGCCGAAACAGTGGCTGCGCAGCCATATGGGCATTGTGCTGCAGGACCCTTACCTCTTCACCGGAACGATTGCCTCGAATGTCAGTCTCGGGGATGAACGCATCAGCCGGGAACGTGTAGAGCGTGCCTTGCGTGAAGTAGGGGCTGACAAATTGCTGTCCCATCTGCCGCAAGGCTTCGACGAACCGGTAATTGAGAAAGGCAGCACATTATCCGCTGGCCAGCGGCAGCTGATCTCCTTCGCCAGAGCGTTGTCGTTCGATCCTGCGATTCTGATTCTGGATGAAGCGACCTCCAACATCGATACCGAAACGGAGAGTATCATCCAGCAGGCGCTGGAGGTGTTGAAGAAGGGCCGGACCACATTCATCATTGCCCACCGGCTGTCCACCATCCGCAGCGCAGACCAGATTCTGGTGCTGCACCGGGGCGAGATTGTTGAACGGGGCAGCCATGATGAGCTGATGGCGCTGGGCGGACGTTACTTCCGCATGTATCAGCTTCAGCTGGGTGCCGGTGCCGGTAACGGTACGGATGCACCAGCCCCAGACCCTGTCTCCTCTTCCACTTCCGCTGCCGGACTGCGTCCGTCACTGGAGCAGATTTAA
- a CDS encoding winged helix-turn-helix domain-containing protein, which produces MITYSLSKRQARLFLLRHQRLVTGGLKEGKMSIHEFVRHVGCIQYDPLSIAGHNHELVLQARLPGFRPEMATELLYKDRLLIDGWDKNMSIYCTEDWPYFQRRREAAARHQDNEAMAAMVTHVREELNSRGPLSSLDLESKEKIDWSWAPARLSRAAMESMYFWGELSIHHRVHTRRYYDFTAKLLPAGLLSTSDPNVTMEQHHDWYVLRRIGSIGLQWNKSGDGWLGISGLKSKERTAAVQRLLLSDKLREVRVEGIKLPLYMRTSDAPELEAVLRLDDAAVTDADTQELTFAAALAPLDNLLWDRELIRQLFGFHYRWEVYKPVLEREYGYYVLPLLYGDRFIARLEPVMNKKSGILTIVRWWWETGESLVPDMLPALVKALTSLARSTGASGIQFAPETVQSCGLQELESVLSSPQ; this is translated from the coding sequence TTGATAACCTATAGTCTGAGCAAGCGGCAAGCCCGGCTGTTCCTGCTGCGTCACCAGCGGCTGGTCACGGGAGGACTGAAGGAGGGTAAGATGAGCATCCACGAATTCGTCCGCCACGTGGGCTGTATTCAATATGATCCGCTGAGTATAGCCGGACATAATCATGAGCTTGTGCTGCAGGCCAGACTCCCGGGATTCCGGCCGGAAATGGCCACGGAGCTGCTCTATAAGGACAGGCTGCTGATTGACGGCTGGGACAAGAATATGTCGATCTACTGCACAGAGGACTGGCCTTATTTCCAGCGGCGCAGAGAAGCCGCCGCCAGGCATCAGGACAATGAAGCCATGGCTGCCATGGTCACCCATGTCCGTGAAGAACTGAACTCACGGGGTCCGCTCTCTTCGCTTGATCTGGAGAGCAAAGAGAAGATCGACTGGTCTTGGGCTCCGGCGAGACTATCCAGGGCAGCAATGGAGAGCATGTATTTCTGGGGAGAGCTCTCCATACACCACCGGGTGCATACCCGCCGTTATTATGATTTTACGGCTAAGCTGCTACCGGCCGGACTGCTCAGCACAAGCGACCCGAATGTAACCATGGAGCAGCACCATGATTGGTATGTACTGCGACGGATCGGCAGCATCGGGCTGCAATGGAACAAATCCGGGGACGGCTGGCTCGGAATCTCCGGCCTGAAGAGCAAGGAGCGGACAGCAGCCGTGCAGCGACTGCTGCTAAGCGATAAGCTCCGCGAGGTACGGGTCGAGGGCATCAAGCTCCCGCTGTACATGCGGACATCCGATGCCCCGGAGCTGGAAGCGGTACTGCGGCTGGATGACGCCGCTGTTACGGACGCTGACACACAGGAACTTACGTTTGCAGCGGCGCTGGCTCCGCTCGACAACCTGCTGTGGGATAGAGAGCTGATCCGCCAGCTGTTCGGCTTCCATTACCGCTGGGAGGTATACAAGCCTGTGCTTGAGCGGGAGTACGGTTATTACGTACTTCCCCTGCTATATGGCGACCGCTTTATCGCCCGGCTTGAACCGGTGATGAATAAGAAGAGCGGAATTCTTACCATTGTCCGCTGGTGGTGGGAAACCGGAGAATCGCTTGTTCCGGACATGCTTCCCGCGCTCGTCAAGGCTCTTACTTCACTTGCCCGTTCAACCGGAGCGTCCGGTATCCAGTTTGCGCCGGAAACTGTCCAATCCTGCGGGCTGCAGGAACTGGAATCCGTGCTGTCCTCTCCACAATAA
- a CDS encoding ABC transporter permease, with product MWQTAIATALRNQRANLRAFPWNFTLGHIIEGAYLVLVSYFSYVYLIQGDLDDRFALYTGTNNYLAFAIIGGTMNIFCISMMMNVSRAQITEWREGTLEALLLSPSSRNGYFLGTAVQQFYRSGIVLITVLAFGILAGLRLPSPHLLSVLLGALLFILSTYAMALVLGSVMLFTRDTYIVQNTLFAVTTLLCGFQFPRQYLPRSLQNVAEIFPLTSSLQLLRGALLTSNAVSFPDMLPALLLSLVYIVVGLWCTNRVERSLFEKF from the coding sequence GTGTGGCAAACCGCAATTGCAACAGCGCTCAGGAACCAGAGAGCCAATCTCAGGGCTTTTCCCTGGAACTTCACTTTAGGGCATATTATTGAAGGGGCTTATCTGGTCCTGGTCTCTTATTTCTCGTATGTCTATTTAATACAAGGCGATTTAGATGACAGGTTCGCACTCTATACCGGAACCAATAACTATCTGGCTTTTGCCATCATTGGCGGTACTATGAATATTTTCTGCATCAGCATGATGATGAACGTATCGCGGGCGCAGATTACCGAATGGCGGGAAGGAACGCTTGAGGCGCTTCTGCTCTCCCCTTCAAGCCGGAATGGCTATTTTCTAGGAACAGCCGTTCAGCAATTTTACCGCAGCGGCATTGTGCTGATCACTGTACTGGCTTTTGGCATTCTGGCCGGACTGCGGCTCCCCTCTCCTCACCTGCTATCCGTGCTGTTAGGCGCATTGTTGTTTATTCTCTCTACCTATGCCATGGCGCTGGTGCTGGGCAGTGTAATGCTGTTCACACGTGATACATACATCGTACAGAATACACTATTTGCCGTAACTACCCTGCTCTGCGGTTTCCAGTTTCCAAGACAGTATCTCCCCCGTTCCCTGCAAAATGTAGCGGAGATCTTCCCGCTGACCTCCTCGCTTCAGCTTCTGCGCGGAGCACTGCTGACCAGTAACGCGGTATCATTTCCGGATATGCTGCCTGCACTGCTACTTAGCCTGGTCTATATTGTAGTTGGATTGTGGTGCACTAACCGGGTTGAACGCAGTTTATTCGAGAAATTCTAA
- a CDS encoding ABC transporter ATP-binding protein — protein sequence MFSVLRDLGWFFRREKRRYAIGLILLIVVGVLELLPPRLLGNAIDDIVSGAITAGSLMKYIGMIVLMLLIIYWITYIWMHKLFGGSNLVERLLRSRFMNHLMTMTPAFFERNRTGDLMARATNDIRAVSATVGFGMLTLVDSTVYLTVVLFAMGFLVSWKLTLAAVIPLPLIAIAMVFYGKAIHDRYSLAQDAFGDMNDQVLESVSGIRVIRAYVQERQDEKRFSDITEDVYRKNMAVARVDAFFEPTIRFCVGLSYIIALTYGINLVFRNQITLGDLVSFNMYLGMIVWPMFAIGELINIMQRGGASLERIDETLHAKPDVQDVPHPTPVEHPSSIELKDVTFRYPTSTIDNLSGVSLSLSQGQTLGVVGRTGSGKSTLLKQLLHEYPTGQGEILISGVPIGQIALDQLHSWMGYVPQEQILFSKSVRENIQFGHSGASDELIMQAITAAAFQNDLGTLSDGLDTMVGERGVSLSGGQKQRVSISRAFISNPDILILDDALSAVDARTEAKIIENIREERSGKTTLISTHRLSAIEHADLIVVLDGGHITERGTHQELLELNGWYREQFDRQQVENNLTNE from the coding sequence TTGTTCTCCGTTCTCCGCGATCTCGGCTGGTTCTTCCGCCGGGAAAAAAGGCGCTATGCTATAGGCCTTATACTCCTAATTGTGGTAGGTGTGCTTGAATTGCTGCCTCCGCGTCTCCTCGGTAACGCCATCGACGATATTGTCAGCGGCGCCATTACTGCAGGTTCACTGATGAAATATATTGGCATGATCGTGCTCATGCTGCTAATTATTTACTGGATCACCTACATATGGATGCACAAGCTGTTCGGAGGTTCAAACCTGGTGGAGCGCCTGCTGCGCTCGCGTTTCATGAATCATCTCATGACGATGACACCGGCTTTCTTCGAGCGCAACCGCACCGGTGATCTGATGGCCCGTGCCACCAATGATATCCGTGCGGTATCAGCTACCGTAGGCTTTGGTATGCTGACCCTCGTCGATTCGACAGTCTATCTGACAGTAGTGTTGTTCGCCATGGGGTTCCTGGTCAGCTGGAAGCTGACACTTGCCGCAGTTATCCCGCTTCCGCTGATCGCGATAGCTATGGTCTTCTACGGCAAAGCCATTCACGACCGCTACAGTCTGGCGCAGGATGCTTTCGGTGACATGAACGATCAGGTGCTCGAATCCGTATCCGGTATCCGCGTTATCCGTGCCTATGTGCAGGAACGCCAGGATGAGAAGCGTTTCTCTGATATCACCGAAGATGTGTACCGCAAGAATATGGCCGTAGCCCGGGTCGATGCTTTCTTCGAGCCGACTATCCGCTTTTGCGTTGGCCTCAGTTATATTATTGCACTGACCTACGGAATCAATCTGGTCTTCCGCAATCAGATCACACTTGGAGATCTTGTCTCCTTCAATATGTATCTCGGCATGATTGTCTGGCCGATGTTCGCCATCGGCGAGCTGATTAACATTATGCAGCGCGGCGGCGCCTCGCTGGAGCGGATCGATGAGACACTGCATGCCAAACCTGATGTGCAGGATGTCCCTCACCCAACACCCGTAGAACATCCGTCATCTATTGAACTGAAGGATGTGACCTTCCGTTATCCGACCTCAACCATCGACAACCTGAGCGGAGTCAGCCTTTCCTTGTCGCAGGGCCAGACACTCGGTGTGGTTGGACGGACCGGCAGCGGCAAATCGACTCTGCTGAAACAGCTGCTGCATGAATATCCGACCGGCCAGGGTGAGATATTGATCTCAGGTGTTCCGATCGGGCAGATTGCCCTGGATCAGCTGCACAGCTGGATGGGCTATGTGCCGCAGGAGCAGATTCTGTTCTCCAAATCGGTACGCGAGAACATACAGTTCGGCCATTCGGGAGCCAGCGATGAGCTCATTATGCAGGCTATAACGGCTGCAGCATTCCAAAATGACCTCGGCACCTTGTCCGACGGGCTCGACACGATGGTTGGCGAACGCGGTGTTTCCCTGTCCGGAGGACAGAAGCAACGGGTCTCAATCTCCAGAGCCTTCATCTCTAATCCGGATATTCTGATTCTCGATGATGCACTGTCTGCTGTTGACGCGCGGACAGAAGCCAAGATCATCGAGAACATCCGTGAAGAGCGCAGCGGTAAAACCACGCTCATCTCCACCCACCGCCTCTCGGCTATTGAACACGCCGATCTGATCGTGGTGCTTGACGGAGGACATATTACGGAACGGGGTACCCACCAGGAGCTGCTTGAATTGAACGGCTGGTACCGTGAGCAGTTCGACCGTCAGCAGGTTGAGAATAACCTGACGAATGAATAA